Proteins encoded together in one Ictidomys tridecemlineatus isolate mIctTri1 chromosome 3, mIctTri1.hap1, whole genome shotgun sequence window:
- the Rnd2 gene encoding rho-related GTP-binding protein RhoN, which translates to MEGQSGRCKIVVVGDAECGKTALLQVFAKDAYPGSYVPTVFENYTASFEIDKRRIELNMWDTSGSSYYDNVRPLAYPDSDAVLICFDISRPETLDSVLKKWQGETQEFCPNAKVVLVGCKLDMRTDLATLRELSKQRLIPVTHEQGTVLAKQVGAVSYVECSSRSSERSVRDVFHVATVASLGRGHRQLRRTDSRRGLQRSTQLSGRPDRGNEGEIHKDRAKSCNLM; encoded by the exons ATGGAGGGGCAGAGCGGCCGCTGCAAGATCGTGGTGGTGGGGGATGCAGAGTGCGGCAAGACGGCGCTGCTGCAGGTGTTCGCCAAGGACGCCTACCCCGGG AGTTATGTCCCCACTGTGTTTGAGAACTACACCGCGAGCTTTGAGATCGACAAACGCCGCATTGAGCTCAACATGTGGGATACTTCAG GTTCCTCTTACTATGATAACGTGCGGCCTCTGGCCTATCCTGATTCCGATGCTGTGCTCATCTGCTTTGACATTAGCCGGCCAGAAACACTGGACAGTGTCCTTAagaag TGGCAGGGTGAGACTCAGGAGTTTTGCCCCAATGCCAAGGTTGTGCTGGTTGGCTGTAAACTGGACATGCGGACGGACCTGGCCACACTGAGGGAGCTGTCCAAGCAGAGACTTATCCCTGTTACACATGAGCAG GGGACTGTGCTGGCCAAGCAGGTGGGAGCCGTGTCCTATGTTGAAtgctcctccaggtcctctgAGCGCAGCGTCAGGGATGTCTTTCATGTGGCCACAGTGGCCTCCCTTGGCCGTGGCCATAGGCAGCTGCGCCGTACTGACTCACGCCGGGGACTTCAGCGGTCCACTCAGCTGTCAGGACGGCCAGACCGGGGGAATGAGGGCGAGATACACAAGGATCGTGCCAAGAGCTGCAACCTCATGTGA